The window GTTTCCTCCAAATGTTAATCGCCCTCAGAACTAAAAATGTGACTCTTATTTCCAGCTGCTATTTGTCTGGCTTCATCTTCCAGTTATTAGGCCTTGCTCTGCCTTTCTCCCCTAGATTTCAGAGCCAGTTATTTGTTTGTGTCTCTCTATATATGGATATATTGCATTTTCCACCTAACTGCTGCCTTCACTTTCCACTGAACAGAATTTTTAGCCAAAGTTGTGTACACTCTTAACTGTGGTATTGTGGCTTCTTAGCTATCTAATAAACTCGTCGTAAAGAACACCCAATTCTCATTCACATTGTTCTCTGGACATTTCTCCTCCCAATCCGTTTTGCTGATAACATGCTTCAGCTttggggaattagctcttgtGAAACAAAAAGTGTCCATAGATGTTACTGGTTGGGAGCTGTTCTCTGTCTGTCCATTTGAATGTAAtcagttccattctttgtttccctCTCCTCTATCATAAGCCCCgttctttgtctcttttctaaactaaacagtcccagacttttcagtctgCATATGGCAGCCTCCCCCATTCTCATAGTCTGCCTTGGAAATCCCCTCTTCATTTGCTATATCCTTTATGGAGACTGCATGACCAAAATGGAGCACATGTCCAGAGTAggttattctccatcccattccttaggcatccaaacattgtctttgttttggcCACTGCTGTGAATGAGCCAAGCTGCTATCAGTGATGCCCAGGTCTTTCCCCTGAGACGTGCTCTAGTTGGGATGTTTCTCTCTGGTACATATTTAGTCAATGgtttagtatttttcaattcttaGATTTTGAGCAACCAAGGGAATGGGGAACTCCGTTCAGCATGGACTCTCTAGCCTGGCTTTCATTGCATTAAGGAACAGTGATGGATAACCAATAGCCACACTAGTGTTTCCTGCTGATGCCTATTAAGGTTTCCAGCAACACAACATGCAGGAATTATTGTCTCACAGAGcaccataaaatatggaattggcattagtaAGGTCATTTTTTCATAATTCATTTATCTGAATTTTTAACATGTCATATTTCAGTGTGTCAGGAGAGGACAATCTGCTTCACTCATAACAACCACCTCTGGTAGTACACATAATATTTCATATTAActttgtctctccatccaggcatttgCAATGCGACCATCAACGTAGACACTGATCACATACAGTAAATCAGGGAAATATATGGTAAATGCAGGAGACACAGTTCTGCCTCAGATTTGGACATCTTCTCcactactccatgtcagattccaacacaaccgaTTTCAGCAACCCCTCCactttcatcctgctgggcattcctggcctggaggcagcGCATACCTGGCTCTCCATTCCCTTCTGTGCAATATACgtcatagccatcttggggaactccATCATATTGTTCATTGTGAAGAAGGAGCCAAGCCTCCATGGGCCcctgtactatttcctctgcatacTGGTTGTCACCGACCTGGTTCTATTAACATCCACCCctcccaaaatgctgagcatcttctggttcaactCCAGGGAGATCAAtgtcagtgcctgcctcacccagatgtacttcattcactgctgcTCAATGATTGAATCTGGGATTtttgtggccatggcttttgatcactacgtggccatctgtgatcccctgAGATATTCCACTATCCTAACAAACTCTGTGGTGGCCCAGATTGGCCTGGCTGTGGTGCTGCGAGGTTCCATGCTCACACTATGCTTTCCCTTCATAGCGAGAAGGTGGCCATATTGTACAACTAACATCATCCCCCACTTGTACTGTCACCTGATAGCCGTGGAGAAGCTGGCCTGTGCCGACATCCGCATTAGTAGTTACTACAGCCTCTTTGTGGTATTGCCTGTTTTTGGTCTGGATGTGTTTTTTATAACTAtgtcctatacccagatcctcagggccatcttcagtctccccacaaaggatgcccggttcaagacttttgggacctgcagctcccacttctTTGTCATCTTAGCCGTTTATTTACCTGGTCTCTTCTCCTTTCTCATACACCGGTTTGGCTACAATGTCCTCCTGCATTTCCACATTCTCATGGCCAACATGTCCCTCCTGGTGCCTCCCATGTTAAATCCTATCATTTATGGAGTGAGGGCCAAAGAGATTTGGGTCAGGCTGCTCCAGTTTATTACTCATCAAGGGATCTAAACATTTTCTCCTTGAGCTCGGGCTCTAAATATGAGCACAGCTGACTGTTGATTTGGTGCTGGGGCCCTCTTTTCTGAATCactgactcatagacttatagactctaggactggaagggacctcgagaggtcatcgagtccagtcccctgccctcatggcaggaccaaatactgtctagaccatccctgatagacatttatctaacctactcttaaatatctccagagatggagattccacaacttccctaggcaatctattccagtgtttaactaccctgacagttaggaactttttcctaatgtccaacctaaatctcccttgctgcagtttaagcccattgcttcttgttctatcattggaggctaaggtgaacaagattactccctcctcctgatgacacccttttagatacctgaaaaatgctatcgtgtcccctctcagtcttctcttttccaaactaaacaaacccaattccttcagccttccttcataggtcatgttcttaagacctttaatcattcttgttgctcttctctggaccctctccaacttctccacatctttcttgaagtgcggtgcccagaactggacacaatactccagttgaggcctaaccagcgcagagcagagcggaagaatgacttctcgtgtcttgtttacaacacacctgttaatgcatcccagaatcacgtttgctttttttgcaacagtatcacactgttcactcatattaagcttgtggtccactatgacccctagatctctttctgccatactccttcctagacagtctcttcccattctgtatgtgtgaaactgattgttccttcctaagtggagcactttgcatttatctttattgaacttcatcctgtttacctcagaccatttctccaatttgtccagaacattttgaattttgaccctgtcctccaaagcagttacaatccctcccagtttggtattgtccgcaaacttaataagcgtactttctatgccaacatctaaatcgttgatgaagatattgaacagaaccggtcccaaaacagacccctgcggaactccacttgttatacccttccagcaggattgggagccattaacaactactctctgagtacggttatccagccagttatgcacccaccttatagtagccccatctaaattgtactttcctagtttatctataagaatatcgtgcgagactgtatcaaatgccttgctaaagtctaggtatatcacatccaccgcttctcccttatccccaagactcgttatcctatcaaagaatgctataagattagtttgacatgatttgttctttacaaatccatgctggatattccctatcaccttcccaccttccaagtgtttgcagatgatttctttaattacctgctccattatcttccctggcacagaagttaaactaactggtctgtagtttcctgggttgtttttatttccctttttacagatgggcactatatttgcccccttccagtcttctggaatctcccccgtctcccatgatttcccaaagataatagctagaggctcagatacctcttctattaactccttgagtattctaggatgcatttcatcaggccctggtgacttgcaggcatctaacttttctaagtgattttttacttgctctttctttattttatcttctaaacctaccctcttcccgtaagcattcactatactagacattccttcagacttctcagtgaagaccgaaacaaagaagtcattaagcatctctgccatttccaagtctcccgttactgtttccccctcctcactgagcagtgggcctaccctgtccttggttttcctcttgcttctaatgtattgataaaaagtcttcttgtttccctttattcccatagctagtttgagttcattttgtgcctttgcctttctaatcttgcctctgcattcctgtggtatttgcctatattcatcctttgtgatctgaccttgtttccattttttatatgacttctttttattttgtatgtcacgcaagatctcgtggttaagccaaggtggtctttttccacattttctatctttcctaaccatcggaataactttcttttgggcccttaatagcgtccctttgaaaaactgccaactctcctcagttgtttttcccctcagtcttgattcccgtgggaccttacctatcagctctctgagcttaccaaaatccgccttcctgaaatccattgtctctattctgctgtactcccttctacccttccttagaattgcaaactctttgatttcatgatcactttcacccaagcttccttctactttcaaattctcaacaagttcctccctatttgttaaaatcaagtctagaacagcttccccccagtagctttttcaactttctgaaataaaaagttgtctgcaatgcagtcctggaacttattggatagtctgtgccccgtggtgttgttttcccaacatatatctggatagttgaagtccctcatcaccaccaaatcttgggctttggatgattttgttagttgtttgaaaaaagcctcatccacctcttccacctgattaggtggcctgtagtagactcccagcacgacgtcaccagtgttttttaccccttttagcctaacccagagagtctcaacacttccgtctcctatgtccatctccacctcaggccaagtgtgtacatttttaatatataaggcaacacctcctctctttttcccctgtctatccttcctgagcaaactatacccatccacaccaacattccagtcgtgtgtattatcccaccaagtttcagtcatgccaacaatgtcatagttgtttttatttattagcacttccagttcttcctgctttttacccatacttcttgcatttgtatataggcatctaagatactggtttgatcttgcctccagctttgccctgaccctcctttctctctgtcatTATAGCCGTGCTCCCTCCTggttccaacccatctcccaggtcttgttccccacttacctgtgggctttgctcacctatccccgttgaacctagtttaaagccctccttactaggttagccagtctgtgggcaaataaggcctttcccctcttcgaaaggtgaacgccatctgtgcctagcagtccttcctcgaatagcatcctgtggtcgaggaagccaaagccctcctggcggcaccatcttcgcagccaggcattcacctccacgatgcatctgtctctgcctggactCCTactttcaacaggaagaatcgaagagagcAGTCAAAAGACATTAAATCTTTTCCTGACCTTACTGTGCTGTGTCAGCCTGacaacctggggaactggtctgtGTACAGCTCATTGGgtggccacctttctaattgctggtaactgcACCCATGAAGCCCCTCCTCTTACTCCACGTCTTCAGCCAAGGgtacacccctgctctgcctcttctgccCAAGATCCCACCTCTGTCcgtcactcctctcctcccctcccctgtcacTCACTGGAGCATTTccacttccctccccacaccctcagctgCAAGGGAGACATTTCAGATGTTCTTAGGGTGCACCCACTTTGACCATTATTCCAGGGGCTTCTGGGGCTCTTGAAAACTCTTGGGTTTTGGCAGATAACTTAGCAGTTAGCTGACGGGAGCACAGTATCTAATTCCtatgtaaaaaaaagaaagagaaataaatgttagacccactcagctctaatactgaagtgttctgacatcttgtggcaagtcgCTTAACGGACACTGGTtatgtttaaaattttaatgtatattaatACTTTGTTACTAGctccaaacagagagagagagaaagagagagagagagagaggccccatcaggactcctgggttctatatgAGTTttaggagggaagtggggtctagtagGTTATGGCAGGCAACAGATACATCTGGGGTCTGTATAAGaacatgaaaagtgctatacTGGATAAGACCAGTGGTCcttctagtccagtattctgtcttccaacagtggtcaatgccaagcGCTTgggaagaaatgaacagaacaggataaTTGTTTcggttccccactctgaactttggggtacAAATGCAggaacccacatgaaagaccacCTAATTTTATATTCTACAATCTTAGGTTAAAGCTTCCCAAAGACAAAAATTACTTCCCTTGTACGTGAatagtattgctgccaccaccaagtgatttacataaacattcagggaagggtcacttggaatccctaaccccaaaatatccccccaagtaccttcccttcctttcctggGGAGCCTTGAGAAACATATACCAATCAGTTGCCTAAGCACAGTGAGAATAGACGAGTCCCTTTGTCCTCAGGACACTGAAGTcaaccaggttcttaaaagaagaactttatttataaagaaaaaaataaaagaatcacacctgtaAAATCAGTATTTCTTGTAACTTTACAGAGTAATAAAATGATTTAAAACATGGAGGATTCCCTTCTGTACTCAGCTTCAtgcttacaaaaacaggaataaaaatacCTCTGTACAATAGGAAtattcacaagccaaaacaaaagataaactAATGTATTTCCTTGCCCTCCTTACAATTTCTGTGGTGTTAGATGGGttattccaggtatattttcaggagatatTGTATCAGCTTGGCTTCACCCTCCATCTCTCCACAaaacagaacaacaaacaaaacttcCCCAGTCccccatttgaaagtatcttatttcctcattggtccttctggtcaggtgccaagtAGCTTATTTGAACTGCTTAACTCCTTACAGGTAAGGCAATCCAGTACAGCTGCTAAGGAGAGGTTTTATTTTACAGCATATAGAAAGGTTTCTACCCTTCcccttgtcataacatattcccagatttggaccttagcgtccaaaatatggggtttagcatgaaaacctccaagcttagttaccagcttggacctggtaaagctgccaccacccaaaaaattagagtgttttggggcactctggtccccccaacaagtttccctggggaccccaagacccaaattccttgagtcttacaacaaaggggaataaaccatttcccccccccccttctcccttccaggtgttccctccctgggttcctggagagatacccagaagcaagctccgtgaatctaaacagagggactccaccctccctatttccagtcctggaaacagaagtacttccctcttcacccagagggtatgcaaagtcaggctagtaaatctaacacacacagatttccccctgacttcttgctcccaccaattccctggtgagctacagactcaattccctggagttccccactaaagaaaaactccaacaggtcttaaaaagaaagctttatgtaaaaagaaagaaaaagcacattaaaatggtctctctgtattaaggtgacaaatacagggtcaattgcttaaaagaaatatgaataaacagccttatttaaaagaacacaatttaacacattccagcaactacacacatgtaaatacaaaagaaaaaccggtataaaccactgtcttatctctttgtactcacaacttggaaacagaagattaaaaagcaggagacagaaaaatcctctcatagccgggagagtacaggcacaagaccagaacaaaggatttACAAACAAACTTcgctccacccagatttgaaaaaatcttgtttcctgattggtcctctggtcaggtgtttcaggttactcctttccaggtaaaagaacattaacccttagctatctgtttatgacacccctataTTCATgacagtaatcatcaagtgattcattctcTGTCACCCACTACCAACTTCTGATAAACAgcagctagggacaccatctctgtcgATTCAGGCTATTAGCTACtggtggacctgtcctccaggaatgtatctagttcttttttgaaccttgttatagttttggcctttgcAACATCTCCCGGCAAAAAGTTCCCAGGTTGACTATGAAGAAATActgtctttgttttaaatctgcttcctattaatttcaaagTGTGACCCCAAGGTATGTGTTTTCTGAAGGAATAAATAAAGTTTCCTTATTCAATTTTTtaataccagtcatgattttataaacctataGCATATCACCCCTTAGTTGTCTGATTTCAAagttgaaaagtccaagtcttatgtTGTCCTTCCCTGTACCATTTCCTAATccagtacatcttttttgagatatggTGACCAAATCTGAGTGCAGCATTCCACATATAAGTCCACATAGTTAAAGTTTGGCACACATATAAACTGAAAATAAGGTCTCCTATTGAAGGTGTCAAAGAGACAAAATTAAAAGTGCCACCAGAAAAACCTACAAATGTCAATCCATTTTTGATTCCCATTCAGCTAAGCTGTTTTCTCCAATAATGTCATGACCAAGGAGTTCTGCAGGCTAAAAATGAAGAATTGTGACCATTTTCTTTTCTCAATGGGATATGTTCAGATTTTCAAGGTAATTGATTGTTTGTGTGCTATGAAACAGACTAAATAAAAATGCCTGATCTACTTTCTTTGACAGATTCATaaaatttaaggtcagaagggaccatttgatcatccagtctgatatcctgtataacacaggccatgaaaTTTTATCCATTTAACCTGAATCGAGCTTCATAACTTGTGTGTGAATAAGACCTGTTCCACTCTAGGATTTTACATGATGGAAACAAACTATAGGATTAGAAAGGAATGCAAGGGTCAGCAAGTCTGATCCCCTGCCAAGATACAGAatgtgttgtgtctaaaccatctcgGAGAGATCGGCATCCCACCACCTATGGGATACGTCCAGCGAAGGAGCTTCACAACCTTCCAAAGTGTCTGTTCCACTGTCCTCTTGGTCttaaagttaggaagttttttctcagATATAATCGAATTCTGCTATACTGGAGTTTGAACTCACTGCCTGTTATCCTGTGCTCTATGGCAAGAGATAATAACATTCCTCCATCTTTCTTATCGCAggctttcaagtatctgaagatggCTTCAATGTCCCCTtcactctcctcttttccaaacaaaatacAAATGGTTGCTTCAGCCCTTGCTCGTATGGCTTTTCTTCTATCCCTTTGATCATTGTTgtcgcttgcctctggatcctttccagtttctctacatcctttctctACATCGGTGACCCAGACTagacacaatgctccagctgaggcctaaccagtgccaagtacttgagtactatcacctcccatgatttccatttgccttttttgaaaaaatccacatccctgagagatgtagctctaTCAACCTTACACTGGTGTAGCCGgcattaggtcaatggaagaattcttcagtcgacctagctaccacctcttggggaggtggtttAACtatactgatgggagaacccctgaCGTCAGTGTATGTAGTGTAAATGTTGAAGCACTGCGGCAGCACCATTGTAGCTTTTGAAGTACAGACAAGCTCTCAAGGACGTCTTaaggaaaagcatccaatctagacctccacACGTATGGagttggagaatccatcacttcccttcttGGTGTGTTCCAAATGTTCAATGTTCTGCATGCCAAACATTGGGCCTTTATTTCCAACTGGAATTTGTCTGCCTTCAGATTCCAAAGATTgagtcttgttctgcctttcttcaGTAGATTAAAGAGCATGTTATTGGTATTTAAGATTAGTAAATGAAGCTCTTTAAATCTCCCTCTCTCACCTgcattttctccagtctccaagCATTTTTTTGGCTCCTTTCTGCACTCTCTCCACTTTTTCAACATCATTTCTGAAGTGTGGTTCCTGGGAGTGGACACAGTCGTTTTCACCAATAACAtgtgcagaggtaaaatccttcccctgctccaaaCTCACCACTCCCACTTAGGTATGCAAGGATCACATCAGCACTTTtgcccacagcatcacactgggagctcacgatGAGTTGATTGTCTACAATGACCCCAACATCCTTTTCATGGTCCCTGTGTCTCATACTGAAGTGCCCTGGTCTGTGGATCAAGACTGCATTCCCTCTTCCAAGAGGATCCCTTTGCATTTGTCTgtcttaaaacattttgtttgcatggACCCAGCTCACCAAATGGTTCAAATCAATCGGAAtgcctgccctggcctcttccacaGAACCCCATAGAAAGACCCCATTCACTGACAATGGCCCATTGACAACTACTTTCTAAGATCTTTTAGTTAGCCAGTTTTGAGtccattttaaatgtactcttctgATATTGCATAGCGTTCATTTTTTTATTGAATACTTTAAGTTTAACACAGAACTGTCCTGTATTTGCCTCCCCTGTCTTTTTGGCTCTccggctgtgtcataaacagacagttaagggttaatgcctcttttacctgtaaagggttaagaagtttacctagcctagctgacacctgaccagaggaaccagtgTGGGGACAGGATGTTTCAAGAGGACTGGAGGGAAATTTTCTTTTGTCCCAGTGTTAGTTTCAGTTTTATGCCAGAGTGAAAAGACCTAGGAATCAAACAGGGTAGTGAGTATTAAAGAAGAAATTAATtagtttatgtttattttgttttgtgactTGTCCTGtgcattagagggataatcaaattgggtCTTTATTGTAACTAAGGTTTTGcgcaggggaacatcctctgtgttttgaatctgttgtctgtggaGTAGCTTGgatgctaatctcacagaggtatttcttttaccccctttctttaattaaaagccttctttctgAGAACCTGatatattttccttgttttaagatccaaggggtttggatcggtgttcaccaggaaattggtggagaagtctctctaGTTTACCGAGGGATCAGTTACAGTatttgggagggagagattttgTGGGGGAAGACAGTTTTCCAAATGTCTCATAAACAGCTGTTTTGAACGATTTGGGTTGTTGCAGCATACTGATCTAAGCTGGCAATTAATCTTAGGGGTCCTCATGCAGGTCCACACCTCTCTACcctgaagttcagagtgggggtgaaacctgtGATAGGCTGCCTCACTGTGTGTTTCTGGTTACAAGTGAGATGTCCAGGGGACAAAACTGGTCTCAGGGCCCAGCATCTAGGGGCACAGCTCCCTGCTCACGGTGAGATGCACTAGAATGGAAGCTGCACTCTGAGAATGGGCCTAGAAACCTAGAGCCAGAGGCAGGTCTCTAACCTCTAATTTTGTTTCATGAGTGGCTGGCGAAAGCTTTCCTGTAACTTCGctaggtgtgtccctgcctgtgaatATCTGAGTGAGTGCAGGACctggaggagtttgcagcttTTCACTTTATCACAGTCTGGGCGAGGTCCCAGACGGGTGTGTCAGAGGGCTCAGCTTTACCCCAGGTCCAGGTTTCGTCCCAGGGAAGTCGGTCATAGTGGCACAGTGATCAGCTGGAGATCAGTCAAAGAGGTTACCAGTTTATTTGCTTATTTCAGGAAAGGGAAATAGAGACAGAAAAACATCAAAGTAAGCgaaaacagcaaaacaattgTGAAGTTGGAGCTATTCAGATTGCAGGTAGCAGATAAAGAAGAACATAGGAGAATTTTAGAGCTAACGCAGGGAAAGGCTGCCAGAGatgaggctgaccacaggagggCTATGAAACTAAAACAACAAGAAACTGAGAAGAAAGAAGGAGAGCAGAAACACCAATTGGaaaagcagaaccagaaccttTCCACTCAACTGATTCCCAACTCTTCAAAAATCCAAAACTGGGAACAATTGTATCCTGCATACAATGAGGCTGAATACTTCACTACCTTGGAGAGGCTGTGTGTGATTCATAAGATTCCTGATGATTGGTAGATGCCCACATTAGTTGCAAAATTAACTGGTAAAGCACTGGATTTATTCAATAAACTATTTAGTGAGGAAGTTTTAGATTATTGTAAatttaaagaaatgtttttgACACAATTTTAGAATTACCCCTGAGAGATATAGAGTTAAATGCAGGGATCCTATCATGGTGCTGAGATGGGCAATGTGGAATATTTaagcaaaattaaaaatttgATGGGAAGCGGATAGAGGGCAATGGTGTTACAAGCTTTGAAAGAATATTTGAATTcattactcagggtatgtctacactacgagattattcctattttatagaAACctatatttggaaacagattgtataaagtc of the Gopherus flavomarginatus isolate rGopFla2 chromosome 1, rGopFla2.mat.asm, whole genome shotgun sequence genome contains:
- the LOC127044696 gene encoding olfactory receptor 52R1-like, whose amino-acid sequence is MSDSNTTDFSNPSTFILLGIPGLEAAHTWLSIPFCAIYVIAILGNSIILFIVKKEPSLHGPLYYFLCILVVTDLVLLTSTPPKMLSIFWFNSREINVSACLTQMYFIHCCSMIESGIFVAMAFDHYVAICDPLRYSTILTNSVVAQIGLAVVLRGSMLTLCFPFIARRWPYCTTNIIPHLYCHLIAVEKLACADIRISSYYSLFVVLPVFGLDVFFITMSYTQILRAIFSLPTKDARFKTFGTCSSHFFVILAVYLPGLFSFLIHRFGYNVLLHFHILMANMSLLVPPMLNPIIYGVRAKEIWVRLLQFITHQGI